The genome window CTATTACGGCGTTGTCTGGGGAACCCGGACCGCCTTCAAGATCGGCCTGTTCGTTGTGGGCTTTGCGGGCATCGTGGGTATCAGTCTCGGCGTTGTCGCCGGGTATTTCGGAGGCTGGTTCGACGAACTGCTCATGCGCTTCGTGGACATAGTCTGGTCCATACCGCTCCTTGTGCTGGCAATGACCATAGTGGTGGCCTTCGGCAGGGGGCTTGAAAACATCATGCTTGCCCTGGCTCTGGTCGAATGGCGCTGGTACGTACGCGTCATCCGGTCAGAGGTCATCAAGCTGCGCGGCCAGGAATTCGTGGAGGCGGCCAAGCTCATGGGCGTTTCCGACCTCAAGATCATCTTCCGGCACATCCTGCCCAATTCCATCTACCCGGTGCTGATCATGGCCTCCATGGACATGGGCTCCATGGTCATCTCGGCCTCCTTCATGAGCTTCGTGGGCCTGGGAGCGCCCAAGGGCTATGCGGACTGGGGCCAGATGGTGGCGCTGGCGCGCAACTACATCGTGGGGCCGCCCGACGATCCCCTCAAGTTCTGGTACACCATCTTTTTCCCGGGTCTGTGCATCATCCTGTTCGTGCTGGCCTGGAACCTGATCGGTGACGCCCTGCGCGACGCCTTCGACCCCAAACTGAGGCGGAGGTAGATCATGTCGAAACTTCTGGAA of Salidesulfovibrio onnuriiensis contains these proteins:
- a CDS encoding ABC transporter permease, which codes for MEATIPTKKEHPRWRELKFTLHRIFRNPSAILGFSLLIFFLGVAIAAPHLAPPKYDHAPYKMPHSGYSPTPKPPSQTNLFGTSSGQYDIYYGVVWGTRTAFKIGLFVVGFAGIVGISLGVVAGYFGGWFDELLMRFVDIVWSIPLLVLAMTIVVAFGRGLENIMLALALVEWRWYVRVIRSEVIKLRGQEFVEAAKLMGVSDLKIIFRHILPNSIYPVLIMASMDMGSMVISASFMSFVGLGAPKGYADWGQMVALARNYIVGPPDDPLKFWYTIFFPGLCIILFVLAWNLIGDALRDAFDPKLRRR